In Verrucomicrobiota bacterium, one DNA window encodes the following:
- the rpmF gene encoding 50S ribosomal protein L32, giving the protein MGVPKRKTSKMRLRTRRAANRWHAPQLTKCSQCGSRVRGHIACPSCGYYRGRQILTVEAA; this is encoded by the coding sequence ATGGGTGTTCCAAAGAGAAAAACGTCCAAGATGCGGCTGCGTACACGGAGGGCCGCCAACCGCTGGCACGCGCCGCAGTTGACCAAATGCTCACAATGCGGCAGCCGGGTGCGCGGCCATATCGCCTGCCCGTCTTGCGGCTATTATCGAGGACGCCAGATCCTCACCGTCGAAGCCGCTTAA